The following proteins are encoded in a genomic region of Nocardioides sp. cx-173:
- a CDS encoding DNA repair helicase XPB codes for MNDGPLIVQSDKTLLLEIDHEQAAACRRAIAPFAELERSPEHIHTYRLTPLGLWNARAAGHDAEQVIDTLLEFSRYAVPHALLVDIAETMARYGRLRLEKHPVHGLVMVSNDRPVLEEVLRAKKVAGMIGERLDGDTVLVHASERGNLKQALLKLGWPAEDFAGYVDGEAHPIALDESEWHLRDYQRDAAESFWHGGSGVVVLPCGAGKTLVGAAAMAQAQATTLILVTNTVSARQWKDELVRRTTLTEDEIGEYSGAVKEIRPVTIATYQVMTTRRKGVYSHLELLDARDWGLIVYDEVHLLPAPIFRMTANLQARRRIGLTATLVREDGREGDVFSLIGPKRYDAPWKDIEAQGWIAPADCVEVRVTLPTQERIAYATAEPEERYRLASCTHHKVQVVRDLVAQHPGQPTLVIGQYLDQLDELSAALDAPVIKGETPVKERQRLFDAFRSGEIGMLVVSKVANFSIDLPSAEVAIQVSGSFGSRQEEAQRLGRLLRPKTEGRSAHFYTIVSRDTVDADFAQNRQRFLAEQGYAYRIVDAEDLPGLSQA; via the coding sequence GTGAACGACGGCCCCCTCATCGTCCAGTCGGACAAGACCCTCCTGCTCGAGATCGACCACGAGCAGGCCGCCGCGTGCCGGCGGGCGATCGCGCCGTTCGCGGAGCTGGAGCGGTCTCCGGAGCACATCCACACCTACCGGCTGACGCCCCTGGGGCTGTGGAACGCACGCGCCGCCGGGCACGACGCGGAGCAGGTGATCGACACGCTGCTGGAGTTCAGCCGGTACGCCGTCCCGCACGCGCTCCTGGTCGACATCGCCGAGACCATGGCCCGCTACGGCCGGCTGCGCCTGGAGAAGCACCCCGTCCACGGGCTGGTGATGGTCAGCAACGACCGGCCGGTGCTCGAGGAGGTGCTGCGCGCCAAGAAGGTCGCCGGGATGATCGGCGAGCGCCTCGACGGAGACACCGTGCTGGTGCACGCCTCGGAGCGGGGCAACCTCAAGCAGGCGCTGCTCAAGCTGGGGTGGCCGGCCGAGGACTTCGCCGGGTACGTCGACGGTGAGGCGCACCCGATCGCGCTCGACGAGTCGGAGTGGCACCTGCGTGACTACCAGCGGGACGCCGCCGAGTCGTTCTGGCACGGCGGGTCCGGGGTCGTGGTGCTGCCCTGCGGGGCCGGGAAGACGCTGGTCGGCGCGGCCGCGATGGCCCAGGCGCAGGCCACGACGCTGATCCTGGTCACCAACACGGTGAGCGCGCGGCAGTGGAAGGACGAGCTGGTGCGCCGCACGACGCTCACCGAGGACGAGATCGGCGAGTACTCCGGCGCGGTCAAGGAGATCCGGCCGGTCACGATCGCGACGTACCAGGTGATGACCACGCGCCGCAAGGGCGTCTACTCGCACCTCGAGCTGCTCGACGCCCGCGACTGGGGGCTGATCGTCTACGACGAGGTGCATCTGCTCCCGGCACCGATCTTCCGCATGACCGCCAACCTGCAGGCCCGCCGCCGGATCGGGCTCACCGCCACGCTGGTGCGCGAGGACGGCCGCGAGGGCGACGTGTTCTCGCTGATCGGGCCCAAGCGGTACGACGCCCCGTGGAAGGACATCGAGGCGCAGGGATGGATCGCGCCGGCCGACTGCGTCGAGGTGCGGGTCACGCTGCCCACCCAGGAGCGGATCGCCTACGCGACAGCCGAGCCCGAGGAGCGCTACCGACTCGCGTCGTGCACCCACCACAAGGTGCAGGTGGTGCGGGACCTGGTCGCCCAGCACCCGGGCCAGCCGACGCTGGTCATCGGCCAGTACCTCGACCAGCTCGACGAGCTCTCCGCGGCGCTGGACGCGCCGGTCATCAAGGGCGAGACGCCGGTCAAGGAGCGTCAGCGGCTCTTCGACGCCTTCCGCAGCGGCGAGATCGGCATGCTGGTGGTCAGCAAGGTCGCCAACTTCTCCATCGACCTGCCCTCCGCCGAGGTCGCGATCCAGGTGTCCGGCTCCTTCGGCTCCCGCCAGGAGGAGGCGCAGCGTCTGGGCCGGCTGCTGCGACCCAAGACCGAGGGCCGCTCGGCGCACTTCTACACGATCGTGAGCCGTGACACCGTGGACGCCGACTTCGCCCAGAACCGCCAGCGCTTCCTCGCCGAGCAGGGCTACGCCTACCGGATCGTCGACGCCGAGGACCTGCCCGGGCTGAGCCAGGCCTAG
- the lepB gene encoding signal peptidase I: protein MSDAATPPEPAKRKLPLWLETVILLAVAVVLALVIKTLFVQAFYIPSASMKPGLVENDRILVEKVSYWFGGSPSRGDVVVFEDPGGWLNGVAPEPTSPLVKALTKIGLYPSGGHLVKRVIGVEGDTIVCCDESGRLEVNGEPLDEDGFIQPQKCDGPMPGPACDWTAGPVPEGELFVMGDNRSASADSSARLCVDRGDACDPEGAFVPVDLVVGKVFALVWPLDRAHFVGRPDIFEDVPDAD from the coding sequence GTGTCCGACGCCGCCACCCCCCCGGAGCCCGCGAAGCGCAAGCTCCCGCTGTGGCTCGAGACCGTGATCCTGCTGGCGGTGGCGGTCGTGCTCGCCCTGGTCATCAAGACCCTCTTCGTCCAGGCCTTCTACATCCCGTCCGCCTCGATGAAGCCCGGTCTGGTCGAGAACGACCGGATCCTGGTGGAGAAGGTGTCGTACTGGTTCGGCGGCTCCCCGTCCCGCGGCGACGTGGTGGTGTTCGAGGACCCGGGTGGCTGGCTCAACGGAGTGGCTCCGGAGCCGACGAGCCCCCTGGTCAAGGCCCTCACGAAGATCGGTCTCTATCCCAGCGGCGGCCACCTGGTGAAGCGGGTCATCGGCGTCGAGGGCGACACCATCGTCTGCTGCGACGAGTCGGGGCGCCTCGAGGTCAACGGTGAGCCGCTCGACGAGGACGGCTTCATCCAGCCGCAGAAGTGCGACGGGCCGATGCCCGGGCCGGCCTGCGACTGGACCGCCGGCCCCGTGCCCGAGGGCGAGCTGTTCGTCATGGGCGACAACCGCAGCGCGTCTGCCGACTCCTCGGCCCGGCTGTGCGTCGACCGCGGCGACGCGTGCGACCCCGAGGGCGCGTTCGTCCCGGTCGACCTCGTCGTCGGCAAGGTCTTCGCCCTGGTCTGGCCCCTTGACCGCGCCCACTTCGTCGGTCGCCCCGACATCTTCGAGGACGTCCCCGACGCCGACTGA
- a CDS encoding carboxypeptidase-like regulatory domain-containing protein: protein MPTVSSRRHRALVGAVLAALVAYLLLVAPAPAAPAAPDGPAAQKASVGKVRGSIFGRAGGAPPRLRLLLFRGDWTYLGARNVSGSTYSLSLGPGSYRLQFVDRRPAYDVSKYAPTDAFVRVRAGRTTVKNVRMRAGAVITGTVRTGGKPGARARVVAANPSEQSFETVANERGEFALGGLPAGSYSLFTYDRRRTWVGKSTYVPKLAARTPAHVRIALNRKGGELRVDLYAGGEPLRGSGYATAVSRRSGQFWTVRFSGGSVAFPGVFPGRYKLVMPGVGRWFGRTGAVTNGNVRPGRGAFGSFRLTQRGGAFVGQVVRGDGGAAIQGARVRLYDRAGQLLHETTTSQTGAFLSGGQLRAQSALRLVIDHPYDPNYQTQVIADLDIAANQDRALGTIALPRVE, encoded by the coding sequence ATGCCAACCGTCTCGTCGCGCCGTCACCGCGCCCTCGTGGGCGCGGTCCTGGCCGCACTCGTCGCCTACCTGCTGCTCGTCGCCCCGGCGCCCGCCGCACCTGCCGCCCCCGACGGTCCGGCCGCCCAGAAGGCGAGCGTCGGCAAGGTGCGGGGCAGCATCTTCGGTCGGGCCGGCGGCGCGCCGCCGCGCCTGCGACTGCTCCTGTTCCGGGGCGACTGGACCTATCTCGGCGCCCGCAACGTGAGCGGCTCGACGTACTCCCTCTCGCTCGGACCGGGCAGCTACCGGCTCCAGTTCGTCGACCGCCGCCCCGCCTACGACGTCTCGAAGTACGCGCCGACCGACGCGTTCGTGCGGGTGCGGGCGGGCAGGACCACGGTCAAGAACGTCCGGATGAGGGCCGGGGCCGTCATCACCGGCACCGTCCGCACCGGCGGCAAGCCGGGTGCCCGCGCCCGCGTGGTCGCGGCCAATCCCAGCGAGCAGTCGTTCGAGACGGTGGCCAACGAGCGCGGCGAGTTCGCGCTGGGCGGGCTCCCGGCGGGCAGCTACTCCCTCTTCACCTACGACCGGCGGCGCACCTGGGTGGGCAAGAGCACCTACGTGCCCAAGCTCGCCGCCCGCACACCGGCCCACGTCCGCATCGCGCTGAACCGCAAGGGCGGTGAGCTGCGCGTCGACCTGTACGCCGGGGGCGAGCCGTTGCGCGGCAGCGGCTACGCCACGGCGGTGAGCCGGCGCAGCGGTCAGTTCTGGACGGTGCGGTTCTCCGGCGGCTCGGTCGCCTTCCCCGGGGTCTTCCCGGGCCGCTACAAGCTCGTCATGCCCGGCGTCGGCCGGTGGTTCGGCCGCACCGGAGCGGTGACGAACGGCAACGTGCGGCCCGGCCGCGGCGCCTTCGGCAGCTTCCGGCTGACCCAGCGCGGCGGCGCCTTCGTGGGCCAGGTCGTGCGCGGTGACGGCGGGGCGGCGATCCAGGGCGCCCGCGTGCGGCTCTACGACCGGGCCGGCCAGCTGCTCCACGAGACCACGACGTCCCAGACCGGCGCCTTCCTCTCGGGCGGGCAGCTGCGCGCCCAGTCGGCCCTGCGGCTGGTGATCGACCACCCCTACGACCCGAACTACCAGACCCAGGTCATCGCGGACCTCGACATCGCCGCCAACCAGGACCGGGCCCTCGGCACGATCGCGCTGCCACGCGTCGAGTAG
- a CDS encoding RDD family protein has product MSAPQDATTYPPAELDRRFYAFTIDRLLAWSLYAAASYAAYVWLLEPGNVAGGVALIAGTVLLLGLLSALLLGLKGTSPGKALVGLRVVEDESGRPIGVARALLRTLVLGIATLPTAGLGVATLAWTAVMDPANQRRGWHDHLSHGVVVDVRPVPEVEEEEDVRPRQLVNLTAMRLVPAPAAAPVATPARAPKPSSPPAPRAPRPAAPPPPAPVAAPAAPAPPPAPPAPAPAPAPAPRHAAPVAAPPSPAPPSPPAQPAPAPAAAPAAPTRVSQLGPPLVPEPSQVPHWRVTFDTGETFVVEGLALVGRRPEARAGETVAHLVPLRSTDMSLSKTHAQFQATPAGALVVMDRGSTNGSIVIRQGISKALTAGRPTTLLAGDTVRFGDRQMTVERA; this is encoded by the coding sequence ATGAGCGCGCCGCAAGACGCCACGACGTACCCGCCTGCCGAGCTGGACCGTCGCTTCTACGCCTTCACGATCGATCGGCTCCTCGCGTGGAGCTTGTACGCCGCCGCGTCGTACGCCGCCTACGTCTGGCTCCTCGAGCCGGGCAACGTCGCCGGCGGGGTCGCGCTGATCGCCGGCACGGTGCTGCTGCTCGGTCTGCTCTCCGCGCTGCTGCTCGGGCTCAAGGGCACCTCGCCCGGCAAGGCGCTGGTCGGGCTGCGGGTGGTGGAGGACGAGTCCGGCAGGCCGATCGGCGTCGCCCGTGCGCTGCTGCGCACGCTCGTGCTGGGCATCGCGACCCTGCCCACGGCCGGGCTCGGCGTCGCGACGCTGGCCTGGACGGCGGTGATGGATCCGGCCAACCAGCGCCGCGGGTGGCACGACCACCTCAGCCACGGTGTGGTCGTGGACGTCCGGCCGGTGCCCGAGGTCGAGGAGGAGGAGGATGTCCGTCCGCGCCAGCTCGTGAACCTCACCGCCATGCGCCTGGTCCCCGCCCCCGCGGCGGCTCCCGTGGCGACCCCGGCGCGCGCGCCGAAGCCGAGCTCGCCGCCGGCACCGCGCGCCCCGCGCCCCGCCGCGCCGCCTCCTCCCGCCCCCGTGGCAGCCCCGGCCGCCCCTGCCCCGCCGCCAGCTCCACCGGCACCGGCACCAGCACCGGCACCGGCGCCTCGCCACGCGGCCCCGGTGGCGGCGCCCCCCTCGCCCGCCCCGCCCTCCCCGCCCGCCCAGCCGGCCCCTGCGCCGGCAGCTGCGCCGGCCGCGCCGACCCGGGTGTCGCAGCTGGGTCCACCGCTGGTGCCCGAGCCCAGTCAGGTGCCGCACTGGCGGGTCACCTTCGACACCGGCGAGACCTTCGTCGTCGAGGGCCTCGCCCTCGTCGGGCGCCGGCCCGAGGCGCGGGCGGGGGAGACCGTGGCGCACCTGGTGCCCCTGCGCTCCACCGACATGTCCCTGTCGAAGACCCACGCCCAGTTCCAGGCCACGCCGGCCGGGGCGCTGGTGGTGATGGACCGGGGCTCGACCAACGGCTCGATCGTGATCCGGCAGGGGATCTCCAAGGCGCTGACCGCCGGACGGCCCACGACGCTGCTCGCCGGCGACACCGTGCGCTTCGGTGACCGGCAGATGACGGTCGAGCGCGCCTGA
- a CDS encoding CGNR zinc finger domain-containing protein has product MDFVRYAERSAGLLNTELSDIEALVDHLDGREWLHEQCTERDLQQLRRFQRELRPVFEASAAADTRGVVDGLNELMVRHPITPRISDHDGDDLHLHVATKAASVAELLVGEALLGLATLVCDLGPTRLGVCEAASCDHVFVDTSPNSSRRYCSERCSSRANVAAYRARRKAEAEALAQSA; this is encoded by the coding sequence GTGGACTTCGTCAGGTACGCCGAGCGCTCGGCCGGTCTGCTCAACACCGAGCTGAGCGACATCGAGGCGCTCGTGGACCACCTCGACGGCCGCGAGTGGCTGCACGAGCAGTGCACCGAGCGCGACCTCCAGCAGCTGCGGCGCTTCCAGCGCGAGCTGCGCCCGGTCTTCGAGGCGTCGGCCGCCGCGGACACGCGCGGCGTCGTCGACGGCCTCAACGAGCTGATGGTGCGCCACCCGATCACCCCGCGGATCTCCGACCACGACGGCGACGACCTGCACCTGCACGTCGCCACCAAGGCGGCCTCGGTCGCCGAGCTGCTCGTCGGCGAGGCGCTCCTGGGGCTGGCCACCCTCGTCTGCGATCTCGGCCCCACCCGCCTCGGGGTCTGCGAGGCGGCCTCCTGCGACCACGTCTTCGTCGACACCTCCCCCAACAGCTCGCGCCGCTACTGCTCCGAGCGCTGCTCCTCGCGCGCCAACGTGGCGGCGTACCGCGCGCGCCGCAAGGCCGAGGCCGAGGCGCTTGCGCAGTCCGCGTGA
- a CDS encoding FHA domain-containing protein yields the protein MTQDVSTWSYRPGDWLAIFGAATTLLLPASEKARAAQLWDKVDGGAGFAETLDGVVAPGLSALPAFVLIGTGEGPTKVIVRGAGVRATLTTSEDTVVLDGATATIWHERSLDGVTALSVEVGDAPSGPDYRIEGGLVRVSRLDLPPHGAGAGAPMPAPVAAQPAVVEQPETERLDVPAHAAALDGEEEPVDAGSGDFGDGESRGLSLMEPVPEAEPESEPDTSGLVWADEGGSEPIEAAEPSGGPLPPLPPPPVPGVAPLPGPPPADATTPPASAAPHTDHDGLTQAGASTGEFAREQPGIPGQPPAPQVTRPVARLVISNGDTVEVDRVVLIGRAPEARRFTATEQPRLVTVPSPLHEISSTHVEVRPGSGADHGSAVVTDMGSTNGTVLVQPGLGPEDLKPGIAVQLIPGAIINLGDGVTIQVTNP from the coding sequence ATGACCCAGGACGTCAGCACGTGGTCCTACCGGCCCGGAGACTGGCTGGCGATCTTCGGCGCCGCCACGACCCTGCTCCTCCCGGCCAGCGAGAAGGCCAGGGCCGCCCAGCTGTGGGACAAGGTCGACGGAGGCGCCGGCTTCGCCGAGACCCTCGACGGGGTGGTCGCCCCAGGTCTGAGCGCGCTCCCGGCCTTCGTGCTCATCGGCACCGGGGAGGGGCCGACCAAGGTGATCGTCCGCGGTGCTGGCGTCCGCGCCACGCTGACGACCTCCGAGGACACCGTCGTCCTCGACGGGGCGACGGCCACCATCTGGCACGAGCGCTCCCTGGACGGGGTCACCGCGCTGAGCGTCGAGGTGGGGGACGCGCCGTCGGGTCCCGACTACCGCATCGAAGGCGGCCTGGTCCGGGTCTCGCGCCTGGACCTGCCCCCGCACGGCGCCGGGGCCGGCGCCCCCATGCCCGCGCCCGTCGCCGCCCAGCCCGCCGTCGTCGAGCAGCCCGAGACCGAGCGCCTCGACGTCCCCGCCCATGCCGCGGCCCTGGACGGCGAGGAGGAGCCGGTGGACGCCGGCAGCGGCGACTTCGGCGACGGTGAGAGCCGTGGCCTCAGCCTGATGGAGCCGGTGCCGGAGGCCGAGCCGGAGTCGGAGCCGGACACGTCCGGCCTCGTGTGGGCCGACGAGGGCGGCAGCGAGCCGATCGAGGCCGCGGAGCCCTCGGGCGGCCCGTTGCCGCCCTTGCCTCCGCCGCCGGTGCCCGGGGTAGCGCCCCTCCCCGGCCCGCCTCCGGCCGACGCGACGACGCCGCCCGCGTCCGCCGCCCCGCACACCGACCACGACGGGCTGACCCAGGCGGGGGCGTCGACCGGCGAGTTCGCCCGCGAGCAGCCCGGCATCCCGGGCCAGCCGCCCGCGCCCCAGGTGACCCGGCCGGTGGCCCGGCTGGTGATCTCCAACGGCGACACGGTCGAGGTCGACCGCGTGGTCCTGATCGGGCGCGCGCCCGAGGCTCGCCGGTTCACCGCGACCGAGCAGCCCCGGCTGGTCACCGTGCCCAGCCCGCTGCACGAGATCTCCTCCACCCACGTCGAGGTACGGCCCGGCTCCGGCGCCGACCACGGCAGCGCCGTCGTCACCGACATGGGCTCCACCAACGGCACCGTCCTGGTCCAGCCCGGGCTGGGGCCCGAGGACCTCAAGCCGGGCATCGCCGTGCAGCTCATCCCGGGGGCGATCATCAACCTCGGCGACGGGGTGACCATCCAGGTCACCAACCCCTGA
- a CDS encoding oxygenase MpaB family protein: MVATVGEVRERLGSALFLRVAGPDGARHAARIHGTPGPRWFAADSAIVRVHGDASMFVGGIRALLLQTLHPAAMRAVSEHSGFRGDMWGRLNRTSRFLAVTTFGTAEDAQQAVDVVRRIHERVVGTMPDGTPYAASDPHLLRWVHVAEVDSFLRAHTVYGKKPLDQAGRDEYVAQTAEVARRLGVVDPPLTEAELADALAAYEPELRGTPEAREAVRFLMLKPPLPLAARAPYGVLVAAAVGLMPRWTRRPLRLPWLPVSERTVVRALGTAATGAIRWAMGAPRAS; encoded by the coding sequence ATGGTGGCGACGGTGGGCGAGGTACGCGAGCGGCTCGGCAGCGCGCTCTTCCTGAGGGTCGCCGGACCCGACGGCGCCAGGCACGCGGCGCGGATCCACGGGACGCCCGGGCCACGGTGGTTCGCCGCGGACAGCGCGATCGTGCGCGTGCACGGCGACGCGTCCATGTTCGTGGGCGGCATCCGCGCGCTGCTCCTGCAGACGCTGCACCCGGCGGCGATGCGGGCGGTCTCGGAGCACTCGGGCTTCCGCGGCGACATGTGGGGCCGCCTCAACCGGACCAGCCGCTTCCTGGCGGTGACCACGTTCGGCACCGCCGAGGACGCCCAGCAGGCGGTCGACGTGGTGCGCAGGATCCACGAGCGGGTCGTCGGCACCATGCCGGACGGCACGCCGTACGCCGCCTCGGACCCGCACCTGCTGCGCTGGGTGCACGTGGCCGAGGTCGACAGCTTCCTGCGGGCCCACACCGTCTACGGCAAGAAGCCGCTGGACCAGGCCGGGCGCGACGAGTACGTCGCCCAGACCGCCGAGGTCGCACGCCGGCTCGGCGTCGTCGACCCGCCGCTGACCGAGGCCGAGCTGGCCGACGCGCTCGCGGCCTACGAACCCGAGCTGCGCGGGACGCCGGAGGCGCGCGAGGCCGTGCGCTTCCTGATGCTCAAGCCGCCGCTGCCGCTGGCCGCGCGGGCGCCGTACGGCGTGCTGGTCGCGGCCGCCGTGGGCCTGATGCCGCGCTGGACCCGGCGTCCCCTCCGCCTGCCGTGGCTGCCGGTCTCCGAGCGGACCGTCGTGCGCGCGCTCGGCACCGCGGCCACCGGGGCCATCCGCTGGGCGATGGGCGCGCCGCGCGCCTCCTGA
- a CDS encoding helicase C-terminal domain-containing protein: MSTTRGFRSLADQLRSWTDERLSTLLSERPDLATPAPHDFGQLASRAAVRTSVVRALDALTRLELCVLDALVVSGQTTPAELGSTVHAAPGAVEAALERLRGLALVWDSTSGLRPLTGVAEALTGGPESGVSGLRPRSADPLTPDQVEHALAELSAPARALLDHVLEQGGEATTSAARHTLLPSEAATPAEELLSRRLLVPRATGTVVLPGEVGLVLRGGRTTTEPVDQVPALSTTQREPALVDRVAGGAAFELVRRLELLLDHWGTHPPPALRSGGLGVRELKAAASFLHVDERAAALLVETASAAGLLASRADADGNLVWVPTDVFDTWTAQDVPARWATVARSWLESPRMPGLVGSRDAAGKPWNVLTPELAARSMPESRAMTLRVLAELPPGTVLAAGTGLPSLLARLAWLRPRRPRSRADQVAWAVEEAAALGLTGLGGLASYARVLLDGGDSHDTMAALLPEPVDHVLIQADLTAVAPGPLESSLARRLQLVADVESRGGATTYRFTPASVRRALDLGWTAAEVHEFLGTVSRTPVPQPLTYLVDDTVRTFGAIRVGQAESFLRSDDEAALTELLHHPKAGALGLRRLAPTVIVSDTPIEVLLPRLRDLGAAPVVEAADGTVRVTRPDQLRARIPRGRRAATATAHEAARIAATITAVRSGDRAAASRPASGSTLSPSGSLAALREAIEAGGSVLIGYVDNHGTATDRIVDPLSVEGGQLTARDHRADDVRTFAVHRITNVKSLDSSS; the protein is encoded by the coding sequence ATGAGTACGACCAGGGGGTTCCGATCGCTCGCCGACCAGCTGCGCAGCTGGACGGACGAGCGGCTGTCGACCCTGCTCTCCGAGCGTCCCGATCTCGCCACTCCCGCCCCTCATGATTTCGGTCAGCTCGCCTCGCGCGCTGCCGTGCGTACGTCGGTCGTCCGTGCCCTCGACGCGCTGACGCGTCTCGAGCTCTGTGTCCTAGATGCCCTGGTGGTCAGCGGTCAAACCACACCGGCCGAACTCGGCTCCACCGTGCACGCCGCGCCGGGTGCTGTGGAGGCGGCTCTGGAGCGTCTGCGCGGGCTTGCGCTGGTCTGGGACTCGACCTCCGGGCTGCGTCCGCTCACCGGGGTCGCTGAGGCCCTGACCGGCGGCCCGGAGTCCGGCGTGAGCGGGCTGCGACCGCGCAGCGCCGACCCACTGACCCCCGACCAGGTCGAGCACGCTCTGGCCGAGCTGTCGGCCCCGGCTCGGGCGCTGCTGGACCACGTCCTCGAGCAGGGCGGCGAGGCGACCACCAGCGCCGCGCGCCACACGCTGCTGCCGAGCGAGGCCGCGACCCCGGCGGAGGAGCTGCTCTCCCGGCGGCTGCTGGTCCCGCGCGCCACGGGCACCGTGGTCCTGCCCGGCGAGGTGGGCCTGGTGCTGCGGGGCGGCCGGACCACGACCGAGCCGGTCGACCAGGTCCCCGCGCTCTCGACCACGCAGCGTGAGCCGGCCCTGGTGGACCGGGTCGCGGGTGGCGCCGCCTTCGAGCTCGTACGCCGCCTCGAGCTGCTGCTCGACCACTGGGGCACCCACCCTCCGCCGGCCCTGCGCAGCGGCGGGCTGGGGGTCCGCGAGCTGAAGGCCGCGGCCAGCTTCCTGCACGTCGACGAGCGCGCCGCGGCCCTGCTCGTCGAGACCGCCTCGGCCGCGGGGCTCCTCGCCTCGCGGGCCGACGCCGACGGCAACCTGGTGTGGGTGCCGACCGACGTGTTCGACACCTGGACCGCCCAGGACGTGCCGGCCCGCTGGGCGACCGTGGCGCGCTCGTGGCTGGAGAGCCCGCGGATGCCGGGCCTGGTCGGCAGCCGCGACGCGGCCGGCAAGCCGTGGAACGTACTCACCCCCGAGCTCGCCGCGCGGAGCATGCCCGAGTCCCGGGCCATGACGCTGCGGGTGCTCGCCGAGCTGCCGCCCGGCACCGTCCTCGCGGCCGGCACCGGGCTCCCGTCCCTCCTGGCACGGCTGGCCTGGCTGCGTCCCCGCCGGCCGCGCTCGCGGGCCGACCAGGTCGCCTGGGCCGTCGAGGAGGCCGCGGCACTGGGTCTCACCGGCCTGGGCGGGCTGGCGTCCTACGCGCGCGTCCTGCTCGACGGCGGCGACTCCCACGACACGATGGCGGCCCTGCTGCCCGAGCCGGTCGACCACGTGCTCATCCAGGCCGACCTCACCGCCGTGGCGCCGGGCCCGCTGGAGTCCTCGCTCGCACGGCGACTGCAGCTCGTGGCGGACGTGGAGTCGCGCGGGGGTGCGACGACGTACCGCTTCACGCCGGCGTCCGTACGCCGCGCGCTCGACCTCGGCTGGACGGCCGCGGAGGTGCACGAGTTCCTCGGCACGGTCTCGCGCACCCCCGTCCCGCAGCCGCTGACCTACCTCGTGGACGACACGGTGCGCACGTTCGGGGCGATCCGGGTGGGGCAGGCCGAGTCCTTTCTGCGCTCCGACGACGAGGCCGCCCTGACCGAGCTGCTGCACCACCCCAAGGCCGGAGCGCTCGGCCTGCGGCGGCTGGCGCCGACGGTGATCGTGAGCGACACCCCGATCGAGGTGCTGCTCCCCCGGCTGCGCGACCTCGGGGCGGCACCGGTCGTCGAGGCCGCCGACGGCACGGTGCGGGTGACCCGGCCCGACCAGCTGCGCGCCCGCATCCCGCGCGGTCGCCGCGCGGCGACCGCGACGGCCCACGAGGCGGCCAGGATCGCCGCGACCATCACCGCCGTGCGCTCCGGCGACCGGGCGGCGGCGTCGCGGCCGGCGTCCGGGTCCACCCTGTCGCCCAGTGGCTCGCTGGCCGCGCTGCGCGAGGCCATCGAGGCCGGTGGCTCGGTGCTCATCGGCTACGTCGACAACCACGGCACCGCCACCGACCGCATCGTCGACCCGCTCTCGGTCGAGGGCGGACAGCTCACCGCGCGCGACCACCGGGCCGACGACGTGCGCACCTTCGCCGTCCACCGCATCACCAACGTGAAGTCGTTGGACAGCAGTTCGTAG
- a CDS encoding PP2C family protein-serine/threonine phosphatase, which translates to MTGVELHHGAATDVGLVREANEDAFLVAPPVFVVADGMGGHDRGDVASAIVVEEFARLADQGYDPARGAAVVAETLEECQARIAEYDASQRAQGAPDFSAGTTAVVALLIEQSGEPKWLLANVGDSRVYRYNHGALEQVSVDHSLVQELVESGAITASDAAVHPERHVITRALGGSGSTEADYFVLPLSAAERLVLCSDGVSGMIDDRRMEEILGAADDPRDAADQMVAAAVAAGGRDNATAVVVDVVGLVAETPYDSERQRVSLEEKLGALP; encoded by the coding sequence ATGACCGGTGTGGAGCTGCACCACGGGGCCGCCACGGACGTGGGGCTGGTGCGTGAGGCCAACGAGGACGCCTTCCTGGTCGCGCCGCCGGTGTTCGTCGTGGCCGACGGGATGGGCGGCCACGACCGCGGCGACGTCGCCTCGGCGATCGTGGTGGAGGAGTTCGCGCGGCTCGCCGACCAGGGCTACGACCCGGCCCGCGGCGCCGCCGTCGTCGCGGAGACGCTGGAGGAGTGCCAGGCCCGGATCGCCGAGTACGACGCCAGCCAGCGCGCGCAGGGAGCTCCCGACTTCTCGGCCGGCACCACCGCGGTGGTCGCGCTGCTGATCGAGCAGTCCGGTGAGCCCAAGTGGCTCCTGGCCAACGTCGGTGACTCGCGCGTCTACCGCTACAACCACGGGGCGCTCGAGCAGGTGAGCGTCGACCACAGCCTGGTGCAGGAGCTGGTCGAGTCCGGTGCGATCACCGCCTCCGACGCCGCGGTGCACCCCGAGCGGCACGTGATCACGCGGGCGCTCGGCGGCTCCGGCAGCACGGAGGCCGACTACTTCGTGCTGCCGCTGTCCGCCGCCGAGCGCCTGGTCCTGTGCTCCGACGGGGTCAGCGGGATGATCGACGACCGCCGGATGGAGGAGATCCTGGGCGCTGCGGACGACCCTCGCGACGCCGCCGACCAGATGGTCGCGGCCGCCGTCGCGGCGGGTGGGCGGGACAACGCGACCGCAGTGGTCGTCGATGTGGTGGGATTGGTCGCCGAGACCCCGTACGACTCCGAGCGCCAGCGGGTGAGTCTCGAGGAGAAGTTGGGAGCCCTGCCATGA